Proteins encoded in a region of the Sugiyamaella lignohabitans strain CBS 10342 chromosome B, complete sequence genome:
- the SUA7 gene encoding Sua7p (Transcription factor TFIIB; a general transcription factor required for transcription initiation and start site selection by RNA polymerase II; GO_component: GO:0005634 - nucleus [Evidence IEA,IEA]; GO_component: GO:0005634 - nucleus [Evidence IDA] [PMID 15888545]; GO_function: GO:0000993 - RNA polymerase II core binding [Evidence IDA,IPI] [PMID 7935466]; GO_function: GO:0017025 - TBP-class protein binding [Evidence IEA]; GO_function: GO:0017025 - TBP-class protein binding [Evidence IDA,IPI] [PMID 15888545]; GO_function: GO:0001129 - TBP-class protein binding RNA polymerase II transcription factor activity involved in preinitiation complex assembly [Evidence IDA,IMP] [PMID 10464320]; GO_function: GO:0001139 - core RNA polymerase II recruiting transcription factor activity [Evidence IDA,IMP] [PMID 10464320]; GO_function: GO:0046872 - metal ion binding [Evidence IEA]; GO_function: GO:0008270 - zinc ion binding [Evidence IEA]; GO_process: GO:0006352 - DNA-templated transcription, initiation [Evidence IEA]; GO_process: GO:0051123 - RNA polymerase II transcriptional preinitiation complex assembly [Evidence IDA,IMP] [PMID 10464320]; GO_process: GO:0051123 - RNA polymerase II transcriptional preinitiation complex assembly [Evidence IMP] [PMID 9887099]; GO_process: GO:2000679 - positive regulation of transcription regulatory region DNA binding [Evidence IDA] [PMID 8132551]; GO_process: GO:0006355 - regulation of transcription, DNA-templated [Evidence IEA,IEA]; GO_process: GO:0006351 - transcription, DNA-templated [Evidence IEA]; GO_process: GO:0001113 - transcriptional open complex formation at RNA polymerase II promoter [Evidence IMP] [PMID 19820686]; GO_process: GO:0001174 - transcriptional start site selection at RNA polymerase II promoter [Evidence IMP] [PMID 19820686]) has protein sequence MSSIHPPHIMPTKDDEQYHVNLNVRLMCPECRIMPPDIVERFSEGDMVCGNCGLVLGDRIVDTRSEWRTFSNDDQGNDDPSRVGDAGNPLLDNNQLDTLISLGAPGSTLGRDLSRTQNRNVDKKDSVLQVAFSRISQMCEAFLLPKIVQDAAKEAYKIVYEDRKLKGKSQESIMAAAIFIACRHSGVARTFKEIWALTSVPKREIGRTFKIMEKLLQSAGIKLSHSTNEEYQTTQTHAEDLVRRFCSHLGLSSQVTKAAEHIARRAKDEGTLAGRSPISIAAAAIYMAASLFKQSVTGGEIADKTGVSDGTIKTSYKFLLEAKDKLIDADWMKENHVKVEDLPDLKAK, from the coding sequence ATGTCTTCCATCCATCCTCCTCACATCATGCCAACAAAAGATGATGAGCAGTATCACGTCAACCTTAATGTTCGGCTTATGTGTCCTGAGTGTAGGATCATGCCTCCTGATATTGTAGAACGATTCAGTGAGGGCGATATGGTTTGTGGTAATTGCGGACTGGTGTTAGGTGACAGAATCGTAGATACCCGGTCAGAATGGCGTACCTTCTCAAATGATGACCAAGGAAACGATGATCCTTCGCGTGttggtgatgctggtaaTCCACTACTTGACAATAATCAACTCGATACACTTATCTCTTTAGGCGCTCCGGGCTCTACCCTTGGCCGTGACCTGAGTAGGACTCAGAACAGAAATGTGGACAAAAAGGATTCAGTTCTTCAAGTGGCTTTTAGTAGAATTTCTCAGATGTGTGAGGCTTTCTTGCTACCAAAAATAGTTCAGGATGCTGCTAAAGAAGCGTATAAGATTGTTTATGAGGATCGTAAACTGAAGGGAAAGAGTCAAGAGTCTATTATGGCGGCTGCTATTTTCATTGCCTGTCGTCACTCGGGTGTTGCGCGTACTTTCAAGGAAATATGGGCTCTCACGAGTGTGCCAAAGCGAGAGATCGGTCGTACTTTTAAAATCATGGAAAAACTACTTCAGTCAGCTGGTATTAAATTGTCACATAGTACCAACGAAGAATACCAGACTACGCAGACTCATGCTGAAGACCTGGTTCGTCGTTTCTGCTCGCATTTGGGTTTATCATCGCAAGTGACAAAAGCGGCTGAGCATATAGCTAGGAGGGCCAAAGATGAAGGTACTTTGGCTGGTCGGTCACCTATctcaattgctgctgctgctatctATATGGCGGCCTCGCTCTTCAAGCAGTCCGTCACCGGAGGGGAAATTGCTGATAAGACAGGTGTCAGTGATGGTACTATTAAGACAAGTTATAAGTTCTTATTAGAGGCTAAGGACAAACTGATTGATGCTGATTGGATGAAGGAGAATCATGTCAAGGTTGAGGATTTGCCTGATTTGAAAGCTAAGTGA
- the NUG1 gene encoding RNA-binding GTPase NUG1 (GTPase that associates with nuclear 60S pre-ribosomes; required for export of 60S ribosomal subunits from the nucleus; GO_component: GO:0005730 - nucleolus [Evidence IDA] [PMID 10684247]; GO_component: GO:0005730 - nucleolus [Evidence IDA] [PMID 16803892]; GO_component: GO:0005634 - nucleus [Evidence IEA,IEA]; GO_component: GO:0005634 - nucleus [Evidence IDA] [PMID 10684247]; GO_component: GO:0030687 - preribosome, large subunit precursor [Evidence IGI] [PMID 16803892]; GO_component: GO:0030687 - preribosome, large subunit precursor [Evidence IDA] [PMID 23212245]; GO_function: GO:0005525 - GTP binding [Evidence IEA,IEA]; GO_function: GO:0003924 - GTPase activity [Evidence IDA] [PMID 16803892]; GO_function: GO:0003723 - RNA binding [Evidence IDA] [PMID 16803892]; GO_function: GO:0003729 - mRNA binding [Evidence IDA] [PMID 23222640]; GO_function: GO:0000166 - nucleotide binding [Evidence IEA]; GO_process: GO:0015031 - protein transport [Evidence IEA]; GO_process: GO:0006364 - rRNA processing [Evidence IMP] [PMID 12089522]; GO_process: GO:0000055 - ribosomal large subunit export from nucleus [Evidence IGI,IMP] [PMID 11583615]; GO_process: GO:0042254 - ribosome biogenesis [Evidence IEA]; GO_process: GO:0006810 - transport [Evidence IEA]) — translation MKAKKPISKRKSTRLQQGIKKKVAAHNRKERKQSKKDVTWKSKVKKDPGIPNSFPYKNRILEQIEENRLKEAEEKERRREAQRAAAKAAGETFTGLDDDDSMAVEESNSNRLSALLASAQQAAKEYDGEEDEEEDDDDEDMEVDDSDGESEDEGQEIEITEGENVFEGSRKAFDKLYKQVVDDADVVLYVLDARNPEGTRSRQVERTVLANPSKRLIFVLNKIDLVPSDVLKKWIKYLELAFPTIPLAASSAAPNATTFEHKGLTQVATSTILLQALKKYASESQLKRSISVGVIGYPNVGKSSVINSLTARHGSTNRACPVGAQAGVTTVVRKVKVDNKLSILDSPGIVFPSSESSKKANPVEEKARLILLNAVPPKQIDDPRPAVSLLLKRLSKNDDLMTRLKKYYDLPPIVTSPHDKFVTSFLVEIARKKGRLGRGGVPDLDSSATAVITDWRDGRIAGWALPPVLKSSSSEAPTGSVDASSGAAIEQNQTVIVTEWAKEFSLDGLWDGQFDE, via the coding sequence ATGAAAGCCAAGAAACCTATTAGTAAACGAAAGAGCACTCGTCTGCAGCAAGGAATTAAGAAGAAGGTCGCTGCGCATAATAGAAAGGAGCGCAAACAATCGAAGAAAGATGTTACTTGGAAGTCGAAGGTAAAGAAGGATCCAGGTATCCCCAACTCATTTCCTTATAAGAACAGAATTTTGGAACAAATTGAGGAGAATAGACTtaaagaagctgaagaaaaagaaagaagaagagaggCCCAACGGGCTGCTGCgaaagctgctggtgagaCTTTCACCGGCctcgacgatgatgacagTATGGCGGTGGAAGAGTCGAATAGCAATCGTCTTTCCGCTTTATTAGCGTCTGCTCAACAGGCTGCTAAAGAGTAcgatggtgaagaagacgaagaagaagatgatgatgatgaggacaTGGAGGTCGATGACAGTGATGGAGAGAGCGAGGATGAAGGTCAGGAAATAGAAATCACCGAAGGTGAGAACGTCTTTGAAGGCTCAAGAAAAGCTTTTGATAAATTATACAAACaggttgttgatgatgccGACGTTGTTTTATACGTATTAGATGCTCGGAATCCAGAAGGAACAAGGTCAAGACAGGTAGAGAGAACGGTCCTGGCTAATCCCAGCAAAAGACTTATTTTCGTTCTTAACAAAATAGATCTTGTGCCTTCTGATGTTCTTAAAAAGTGGATCAAGTACCTCGAACTGGCATTTCCCACCATCCCCTTGGCAGCTTCCTCAGCGGCCCCTAATGCTACTACTTTTGAACACAAGGGTTTGACACAAGTTGCAACCTCAACTATTCTATTACAGGCTCTGAAGAAGTATGCCAGTGAGTCGCAGCTAAAAAGATCGATTTCTGTTGGTGTTATTGGGTACCCCAACGTAGGAAAATCATCTGTGATCAACTCATTAACTGCTCGTCATGGCTCGACCAATAGAGCTTGCCCTGTCGGTGCTCAAGCAGGTGTTACTACTGTGGTGAGAAAAGTTAAGGTGGATAACAAGCTGAGTATTCTTGATTCGCCTGGAATTGTATTCCCATCTAGTGAGTCTTCTAAGAAAGCCAATCCTGTTGAGGAGAAGGCCCGCCTCATTCTATTAAACGCAGTGCCTCCAAAGCAAATTGATGATCCTAGGCCAGCTGTGTCACTTCTCCTGAAACGACTTTCAAAAAATGATGACCTTATGACCAGACTCAAGAAGTACTACGACTTGCCACCAATTGTGACCAGCCCTCATGATAAATTTGTTACCagttttcttgttgaaATCGCTCGTAAGAAGGGTCGACTTGGCAGAGGTGGTGTTCCAGATCTAGACAGCTCGGCTACCGCCGTCATTACTGACTGGAGAGATGGCCGTATTGCTGGATGGGCTCTACCTCCTGTCCTCAAATCCTCTTCTAGTGAAGCTCCCACAGGCTCTGTTGATGCATCATCCGGTGCTGCCATTGAACAAAACCAGACTGTTATTGTCACGGAATGGGCCAAGGAATTCAGTTTGGACGGTCTGTGGGATGGCCAGTTTGACGAGTAA